The Eleutherodactylus coqui strain aEleCoq1 chromosome 10, aEleCoq1.hap1, whole genome shotgun sequence genome contains the following window.
AGTGTCTGCTGCTCGGagttcatgttaaaaaaatatatatatattttacagaaAGTTTTCTCTTTTTAAGTAGTAAAACCTGAAACTATAAGGGACGGCCTTACGGGAAGGTTCTGGCCCGCAGAACGTCGTTAGAGGAGCTGCACCGCCAACTAACCTGTGACATATCAATAATAATGACGAccagtgggggtcctactgctgaGACTCCCGCTGATGGCTGGTGTGTGGGGACATTTTGCTGGTTCTCGTCTACCGGTGGCTGATGCCGGCCCTCATAGAGGTCTATAGGGAGTGCTGTGTAACCCTGTCATTCGCTGCCAGACGACAAGAACCAGTGAAGACCCCCGAGGAGGTGAGCACCACAGCGATCAGTGGGGGGCTCAGCAACCGGACCCACAATGACCAATACTTGTTACATTTCAGAAGGTGATTGGAGGTGTAGTGACTGTCACATGCCTCTACTGCACTATGAACCTGCAGACCCCTGAGATGCTGTGATCACACCTTCTTCCATCTCACctaacttaggccccctgtccacgggcgttgcgaagtcccgcaacgaatctccgccacgggagccgcccgggagcaggagccggcagacggatctccgctggtcagcctatttgacaggctgaccgcggagaatcgcagcatgctgcaaattgctggccgggagcggagaatcacaatgattctatGCTCGTAGacatggggccggcgctttccatagcaacgctatggaagtgtcagacggcgtgattcgccggcaaaatcacgtccgtggacagggggccttagagagTTGTAGAAGTTACCCAATATTTTATACAGCGCAATAAATGGTGCTGTGAACGATACAACCGTCCCGCCGAGACTGAGGCCCCTCGTATGTGCAGTAATGTGTGGCTTCTGCTGTCACTGACTGTGTTATTGTTTAGCAGGACCGGCAGGGTCGGAGTTGTCCCCCGCAGAGCACCGCCGCAGATATGGGGATTCAGGGTCTGTTGCAGTTCCTTAAAGAAGCCTCTGAGCCCATCAATGTGAAGAAGTACAAGGGGCGGACGGTGGCGGTGGACACCTACTGCTGGCTGCATAAAGGGGCCTTTGGCTGCGCTGAGAAATTAGCAAAAGGAGAACCTACCGACCAGTAAGTATGTCCCGGGGACCCTCGTGCGGAAGCCTCATCATACAGGACTCAGCAGGACTGTATTCTGCATGCAGCGTGTCGCAGTGATGAGCCTCGCTCTGTATGGCTCAGGGCGCTGCTGTTTGCtggagcccccccctccccccacgtgCCTAAAAAGCGCATCACAGCAATGTGTTTTTCTTACAAAATGCATCGGTCACATGTAAAATCGCTGAtttacaagtgtgatatcggttCAATCTTCTTGAACCAAGATCGCACTCGCCCATTTAAATACACCCTTGGGTATCAGAGTATGAGTTCTCCTACTGCCAGTCTCATTGAAGTGTCTTTCTATACATAGAGACCTCATTGTGGCTGTTGACTTCAATATGTGCAAGGACATTGTGACGACACCGCATCTGTCAGGAACCCATAGTGCTTGTAACCTCAGATCTCCCCACAGTTCTTTCAAGCGCATCAGGTGAtagtgaaaatatatatataattagtgaaagccctcactgactcgccactaattttctaccttcccaatgtcgtacaaacatgaaatttgggatgataattgtttgggtcctaaataggaaaagtaagtcacaactcgattattcaatgctaattgcaaaaggaagtgcacccctatgtaatgtaacttcccggttttgtacaagcatgaaatttggcgtgagcattctttaggtcctaaataagtaGAGtgtgaggggtggcacattctgcagagggacatcggtacatgcagtctgaggagaatctaacgctcctctatgtgtatgcagattttattcctcggttcccctAAAGTAACCACCACTTCAGAAAAGTTTCTGTGCAAACACATAAACACCTAGACCAaactaactcgggcgaagccaggtatattagCTAGTTGGGTATATGTGCAAAAAATACATTGTGTTCCTGTAATGCAGGTATGTGGCCTTCTGCATGAAGCTTGTGCACATGCTGCTGTCCCATGGGGTCCGGCCCATCCTGGTGTTCGACGGATGCACCTTGCCTTCCAAGAAGGATGTAGAGCGGAGCAGACGAGAGTAAGTAACCACAGAGGCGGGGAGGAAATAGATTTGGCGCTGGTCTCATGGACGGTTGGAGCCTTGGCCGGTTCTGTCACTGCTGATGGCAGGAATTGTGCAGCGCTATTCTGGCTGTCAAAATGACAGAAACCTGGATGGACCTCACTAAGTTGTATGGCGGATCCGACAGCACCGCAGCCTCCGTTGTAAATGAACTGCGCCTTTTACTTTGtgggttttgtttgtttttggaaATCTTCAGGTGTTTATTTTCTGCTGATCTTGCAGGAAATCTAACAATCTCCCTCTTGCAGGAGGCGGCAGCTGAATCTGCAGAAGGGGAAGCAGCTTCTGAGAGAAGGCAAGCTGGCAGACGCCAGAGATTGCTTTTCACGTGCCGTAAATATCACTTCAGAAATGGCGCATGCGGTTATTAAAGTGAGTTCTGGTTCTGATTGCTGTGGTGTGATCGGTCGTCTTCATAGCCGCCATAAGTAAGAGTGCAGATGCGTTGTCTTGTGCAGTCCTTGACGCCTTAGATCTCCCCTGTTGTAGGCGGCGCGCTCTGAAGGCATTGATTGTATCGTCGCTCCCTACGAGGCGGATTCTCAGCTGGCGTATTTAAATAAAAATGGATTTGCCCAGGCGATCATTACAGAAGATTCCGACCTTCTTGCTTTTGGGTGTAAAACGGTGAGAATTTTCAATGTCCATTTATCGACCAGCGTCTGTGCACAAAATCCAAAATATGTCAGGATTATTAATCGTTCACTGTCTAAGGGGATTTTCCCAACTCAATCTGTCATGGCTGAAATGGGACTATCTGCATTTGTGACCTGACTGCCCTGCCGGACATTATGGAAACTGCTGAGGTGGCAGTCttgtgctgtttccataactaccatttacttcaatagaaattatggaaacagtgtaagcCGGGCTGTTCTGCTCCTTATGTAATCCCCGGCAGGGTGGTCCGCATCACAGAcatgggtattcccatctcagccatgactGGAACTGGACTCACCAAGCTGACCAAAGTGATAGTCTGGAGGGCAGTGATATCACCGTAGGCTGGTTAGAAGTTACACTTTGTGTTGCAGCCCCCTGTGGAGTCTACTCAGTGCTGCTATTCATTTGCAAACTCCACTGACTGCAAAAAGTCTCCTATGTTAGCCCAAAAAaagccctacccagatttttcaggattttctagtgaagaaagggggggggggggggggtatcttgaaatataagccctagctgaattacataaaaaaaaaaaaaaaccatacattacctagcagccaCGGTCCGTttcctcccactggtctccggaGCTACGGCGCACTTGCTgcagctgctaggtaagtataataagacatcgcCTAAAAATAACGCCTAGTGtttcttttgtggcaaaaattaatataagacagggtcttatttttgggaaaactcaGTTGGGGAGAGTGTAGGTGCGTGGAGATGTGGGGGCGCTACAGAAAGTCGTGTTTAACCTGATAACAAACCTAATGACGAAGACATTTGAATATCCTTCCTGTTTCTCCAGGTAATTCTGAAAATGGACAAGTTTGGAAATGGTTTAGAAATCGATCAAGACAGATTCGGGATGTGTAAGCATCTTGGAGACGTGTTCACGGAGGAGAAGTTCCGGCACATGTGCATTCTGTCTGGCTGTGACTATCTGCCCTCTATTCATGGCATTGGTCTAGCCAAAGCAAGTAAACTTCTGAAGATCGCCAATAATCCGGATATTACTCAGGTAACGGCCTGCGCTCTGTAGTTGCCGGCTCGCTCAGTAATGGGATTTGCTTGTTCTGAATGGTTTCATTTATTTTCCAGGTCATTAGGAAAATTGGGCAGTATCTGAAAACCAGCGTTGTGGTTCCTGACGGCTACATTGAGGGTTTTATTCGTGCAAACAACACATTTCTGTACCAGCTGGTCTTTGATCCTGTAAAAAGAAAGCTGGTTCCGCTAAATCCCTATGAAGATGGGATGCGCCCAGAAGAGCTCAGCTACGCCGGGCCGTATCCTTCTCATGGAAACATGTTTACAGCACTTCACAGCTTCCTAAAACTACATCCAGCGTTCTGCTGCTGGAGGGATGCTGGGGTCTAATCCTATGACAGCGCCTGGTATCTGGTACACGGGCCCCGTTATTCCATAGTCGGACGGATGTAGAGAAATGCCGCCGGAGTCAGATGGCTCACGAGGATTGAGAGGCTGAAGCCTCTTAGTACACCTGTGGTACCTTGCGCTGCCCGTCTGCCTCCTCCTGCTGCAGATTTCCTCTGTTTTATGTGGATTGGATGGGTTTCTTCTTCTcccttttttctttaaaaataaattagTAATATTGGGGATTCGGTTGCTTATCAAGTTGCTCTTGGAAACGTGGATGTCAACACAATGGAAAAGGTAGATGACTACAATCCTGATGTTCCACAGGTGAGATATACCAACAAGATGGCTTGTAAGGTTGAGAAAagacagtgttgatccagaggaagggaaaaaacccaatcaggtagaagccaattctccTCATTTTAGTGGGAAAAAAATCCCTTCCGACTTCAGtctgaataatccccggatcaccgacccttctaaagtaatcagtgatataacatgtaatattgtatcactcaagaaaggagtCCAGAACCTCTAATACTCTTATATCTAATTCACCATCACCGCAGCCTCAGGAGAGATCcgtaatctcactgctcttacactaaAGAAGACCAAGAAGACCTTttatgtctgtgtagaaacctttcctctagatgtagagagcggccccttgttacagttaccgtcctgggtataaataagtgatgggagagatctctgtactgacccctgatatatctatacatagttattagagcgcccccttgttacagtcctgggtataatagattatgggagagatctctgtactgacccctgatagatctatacatagttattagagcgcccccttgttactgtactgggtataatagatgatgggagagatctctatactgacccctgatatagctatacatagttattagagcgcccccttgttacagtcctgggtataatagatgatgggagagatctctgtattgtcctctgatatatctatacatagttattagagcgtccccttgttacagtcctggtatgatgatgggagagatctctgtactgaccctaatatatctacacatagttattagagcgcccccttgttacagtcctggatataaatagatgatgggagagatctctgtattgtcctctgatatatctatacatagttattagagcgcccccttgttacagtcctgggtataatagattatgggagagatctctatactgacccctgatatatctatacatagttattagagcgcccccttgttactgtactgggtataatagatgatgggagagatctctgtactgacccaccTCTGATGGGTTAATGGGAGTCCCATGATCCCGATTGTCCTCCCTAATGAAGTCTGAAGGAGTTAAGCCAGATGTGTTAATGATCATCCAGTTCTTTCCTTGAGTTTTGGCTTGTTTTTTTCACACTTGTTTTATCTTTTAGTCTTCTAAGCAGAGCAGTCACAGCTGGAATGGCAGGAACACTCTACTATCCAACAGCATCTGGCGGAGAGATTA
Protein-coding sequences here:
- the EXO1 gene encoding exonuclease 1; translated protein: MGIQGLLQFLKEASEPINVKKYKGRTVAVDTYCWLHKGAFGCAEKLAKGEPTDQYVAFCMKLVHMLLSHGVRPILVFDGCTLPSKKDVERSRRERRQLNLQKGKQLLREGKLADARDCFSRAVNITSEMAHAVIKAARSEGIDCIVAPYEADSQLAYLNKNGFAQAIITEDSDLLAFGCKTVILKMDKFGNGLEIDQDRFGMCKHLGDVFTEEKFRHMCILSGCDYLPSIHGIGLAKASKLLKIANNPDITQVIRKIGQYLKTSVVVPDGYIEGFIRANNTFLYQLVFDPVKRKLVPLNPYEDGMRPEELSYAGPNIGDSVAYQVALGNVDVNTMEKVDDYNPDVPQSSKQSSHSWNGRNTLLSNSIWRRDYTQNLETEENPHVGEKPKPRGLILPRSKDQMKRPLEGGPSESDLLSQYSFSENKKPKIECKDKVTLRIPGLSALQPLDDPAESPPKTKNRFATLLQKKNEECGSFSVPGTRSRYFSKPSDLRTECVDGDVKQEKTQIPSDYGASDTTPSKDKTEDVDKPCNGTPTPPPKTSAISPFSTPPLQNPRNCFSWSGSWTQGDTQPVNVSPSLQSLKRFQRTNSVSESRMENRADPPETYQSGGDPPSPVLTSSENKCKLAVVEIKDSGSESLDKTEDSTCEFSLKVSPVHQTTFPEPKPIGKVKVSGLLKSRSLDGRSSSRLKPMTPANASGLSSRARPSQNENRPGLQATISDLWKNFSYKKH